A stretch of the Bombyx mori chromosome 12, ASM3026992v2 genome encodes the following:
- the LOC119629291 gene encoding uncharacterized protein LOC119629291 isoform X2, whose amino-acid sequence MVRRRERSTRRPSAERPLATSLRAATEVRRSDDARHAKVNHERRATHIRSRSPSFSTNDVVKIIQSIKHGPESQPLPQNTPMINKNIDHKNILPNFDPSVKNQRIDVWLKKVNECASVYGWDDRTTIHFSLQKLQGLAKLWFESLDTILYTWQEWQDKLINAFPHELNYGQCLEDMLRRKSKLNEPIEQYYYEKLSLLNLCGISGKRAVDCIIHGISDRTMKSSALALRCSLPENLLQFLMSWDTDQLINDQSHLRNKNASDTESNSKKNSGQGIYCFNCKQQGHPYLQCPKPLDKCNKCGKIGHKTETCFNQEEGSSIGLVVSKNN is encoded by the coding sequence ATGGTACGGCGACGCGAGAGAAGTACACGGCGCCCTTCAGCCGAGAGGCCACTTGCGACCTCTCTTCGTGCAGCTACAGAGGTGCGCCGGAGTGACGATGCGCGGCATGCAAAAGTCAACCATGAACGTCGTGCCACACATATCAGGTCACGTAGTCCTTCCTTTTCTACTAATGATGTTGTCAAAATAATACAGTCTATTAAGCACGGTCCCGAATCTCAACCGTTACCGCAGAACACACCgatgattaataaaaatatagatcacAAGAATATTCTTCCAAATTTTGACCCTTCTGTTAAAAATCAGCGAATAGACGTGTGGCTGAAAAAGGTTAATGAATGCGCGTCGGTTTATGGTTGGGACGATAGGACTACTATACACTTTTCACTACAAAAACTTCAAGGATTGGCCAAGTTGTGGTTCGAGAGTCTAGATACGATCTTGTATACGTGGCAAGAGTGGcaagataaattaataaacgcGTTTCCTCACGAACTAAATTATGGCCAGTGCTTAGAAGACATGTTGAGACGAAAAAGCAAGCTTAATGAACCTATAGAGCAATACTATTATGAAAAACTGTCTCTGTTAAACCTATGTGGTATTTCTGGTAAGCGCGCTGTCGACTGCATAATTCACGGAATTAGTGACAGGACTATGAAGTCTAGTGCCTTAGCTTTGCGCTGTTCTCTTCCAGAAAATCTTTTACAGTTTTTAATGAGTTGGGACACAGATCAATTGATTAATGATCAATCGCATTTGAGAAATAAAAATGCCTCTGACACTGAATCAAATTCTAAAAAGAATTCCGGTCaaggtatttattgttttaactgCAAACAGCAGGGGCATCCGTATTTACAGTGCCCAAAGCCGCTAGATAAATGTAACAAATGTGGTAAGATAGGACATAAAACGGAAACCTGTTTTAATCAGGAAGAGGGTTCCTCAATCGGTTTGGTGGTCTCTAAAAATAACTAG
- the LOC119629291 gene encoding uncharacterized protein LOC119629291 isoform X1 gives MNREGTHHLMTPSRSRKGSRGEAGPNRSRTRSRSSRTCSRARELELYQERIQRLEQELQQEREMVRRRERSTRRPSAERPLATSLRAATEVRRSDDARHAKVNHERRATHIRSRSPSFSTNDVVKIIQSIKHGPESQPLPQNTPMINKNIDHKNILPNFDPSVKNQRIDVWLKKVNECASVYGWDDRTTIHFSLQKLQGLAKLWFESLDTILYTWQEWQDKLINAFPHELNYGQCLEDMLRRKSKLNEPIEQYYYEKLSLLNLCGISGKRAVDCIIHGISDRTMKSSALALRCSLPENLLQFLMSWDTDQLINDQSHLRNKNASDTESNSKKNSGQGIYCFNCKQQGHPYLQCPKPLDKCNKCGKIGHKTETCFNQEEGSSIGLVVSKNN, from the coding sequence ATGAATAGAGAAGGCACACATCATTTGATGACACCCTCGCGCAGCCGTAAAGGAAGCCGAGGCGAAGCGGGTCCCAACCGATCTCGTACTCGCAGCCGTAGCTCTCGCACGTGCAGCCGGGCCCGGGAGCTGGAACTGTACCAAGAACGTATCCAGCGACTAGAACAGGAACTGCAGCAAGAGCGGGAGATGGTACGGCGACGCGAGAGAAGTACACGGCGCCCTTCAGCCGAGAGGCCACTTGCGACCTCTCTTCGTGCAGCTACAGAGGTGCGCCGGAGTGACGATGCGCGGCATGCAAAAGTCAACCATGAACGTCGTGCCACACATATCAGGTCACGTAGTCCTTCCTTTTCTACTAATGATGTTGTCAAAATAATACAGTCTATTAAGCACGGTCCCGAATCTCAACCGTTACCGCAGAACACACCgatgattaataaaaatatagatcacAAGAATATTCTTCCAAATTTTGACCCTTCTGTTAAAAATCAGCGAATAGACGTGTGGCTGAAAAAGGTTAATGAATGCGCGTCGGTTTATGGTTGGGACGATAGGACTACTATACACTTTTCACTACAAAAACTTCAAGGATTGGCCAAGTTGTGGTTCGAGAGTCTAGATACGATCTTGTATACGTGGCAAGAGTGGcaagataaattaataaacgcGTTTCCTCACGAACTAAATTATGGCCAGTGCTTAGAAGACATGTTGAGACGAAAAAGCAAGCTTAATGAACCTATAGAGCAATACTATTATGAAAAACTGTCTCTGTTAAACCTATGTGGTATTTCTGGTAAGCGCGCTGTCGACTGCATAATTCACGGAATTAGTGACAGGACTATGAAGTCTAGTGCCTTAGCTTTGCGCTGTTCTCTTCCAGAAAATCTTTTACAGTTTTTAATGAGTTGGGACACAGATCAATTGATTAATGATCAATCGCATTTGAGAAATAAAAATGCCTCTGACACTGAATCAAATTCTAAAAAGAATTCCGGTCaaggtatttattgttttaactgCAAACAGCAGGGGCATCCGTATTTACAGTGCCCAAAGCCGCTAGATAAATGTAACAAATGTGGTAAGATAGGACATAAAACGGAAACCTGTTTTAATCAGGAAGAGGGTTCCTCAATCGGTTTGGTGGTCTCTAAAAATAACTAG